The following proteins are co-located in the Limanda limanda chromosome 5, fLimLim1.1, whole genome shotgun sequence genome:
- the LOC133001528 gene encoding junction-mediating and -regulatory protein-like isoform X2 — translation MSFTMEENLESGWVAVRPNAFEEKEKHKFVFIVAWNEVEGRFAVTCHNRTVQRRSFGRDPLLLVEEATGQDGEKTKWPESPVREKGSSRSPAGRGAGGAAGKAKSAMATKASPVKIQTVVKAAAPPVGPGPGSPAVDGLDPEELEALGREDCSWAGLFSFQDLRAVHQQLCSVNSDLEPCLPGFPEEPVGMWTVLFGPAEVSEAEMDELCYRLQVYLGYALDTCGWRILSQVLFTENDDPDEYYESLSELRQSGYEEALSRATKHLQELLEKHRTMDSMVELLELYEKEDLAYGGLLDASTQLYQYLLQPFRDMRELAMLRRQQIKISIDNDYLGLRRIEALKKEDCDWQKKAQEAVLNIQEFTVKYFEITARAQKGVFERMKVDQRKFGKSSWTAAVERMERLRYSVAKETLQLQRAREISLEQRKHTLRDEMQSLCSGEDAMVLLDHMETQYYELQLHLYDIQADILQCEELLLTAQLDSIRRQMSERQEEVVYYDTFECADEITEDDTAEKEELRRLQVSTRQLEARRGRITAKRSYLKNKREICVSSHTQKQQNHQTVHKDSVAHKVLQLKKEEEEDEERKNSRVSQERQTTLDRLRTFKQRYPGQVILKSTRLRVAHSRRRERGRNVELGSVREECVQPLCLSTSVQTDPSATLTTQPVTALTASLPPLPAPVPAESSCSPCSLSSLLASPISPPPPPPPPPPPPTREGHSPSESPGWHGPKAEGKSAKEELSLSPLGPFLPRFFDSSQLMNARKKLRKTPEFDANRRVSSPMDEVLASLKRGSFHLRKVDQRSLPPTNDDDETNSILAQIRKGVKLRRVPHKERKDKGELPASTDPLTRSIHEALRRIKEASPDSDSDDDGLAYPDWES, via the exons ATGTCCTTCACGATGGAGGAGAACCTGGAGTCGGGCTGGGTGGCCGTCCGCCCCAACGCGTtcgaggagaaggagaagcatAAATTCGTCTTCATCGTGGCCTGGAACGAGGTGGAGGGTCGATTCGCTGTTACGTGTCACAACAGGACGGTGCAGAGGAGAAGCTTCGGCCGGGAcccgctgctgctggtggaggaggcgACTGgtcaagatggagaaaaaacaaaatggccCGAAAGTCCTGTCAGGGAGAAAGGGTCCAGCAGGAGCCCGGCGGGCAGAGGAGCCGGAGGGGCTGCGGGTAAAGCCAAGTCTGCGATGGCGACTAAAGCGAGTCCTGTCAAAATCCAGACTGTGGTCAAAGCTGCAGCACCTCCCGTCGGCCCCGGCCCCGGGTCCCCCGCTGTGGACGGCCTGGAcccggaggagctggaggctctGGGCCGGGAGGACTGCAGCTGGGCCGGGCTCTTTTCCTTCCAGGACCTCCGGGCCGTGCACCAGCAGCTGTGCTCGGTCAACTCGGACCTGGAGCCCTGCCTGCCGGGGTTCCCCGAGGAGCCGGTGGGGATGTGGACGGTGCTCTTCGGCCCAGCGGAGGTGTCCGAGGCCGAGATGGATGAGCTGTGCTACCGGCTGCAGGTGTACCTGGGCTACGCGCTCGACACTTGCGGGTGGAGGATCCTCTCGCAGGTTCTGTTCACGGAGAACGACGATCCGGACGAGTACTACGAGAGCCTGAGCGAGCTGCGGCAGTCCGGGTACGAGGAGGCGCTGAGCCGGGCAACAAAACATCTGCAGGAG CTGCTGGAGAAGCACAGGACCATGGACAGCATGGTGGAGTTGTTGGAGCTCTATGAGAAAGAAGACCTGGCCTATGGAGGTCTACTGGATGCCTCCACACAGCTGTACCAGTATCTGCTGCAGCCTTTCAGAGACATGAGGGAACTGGCGATGCTACGCAGACAGCAGATCAAG ATCTCCATCGACAATGACTACTTGGGTCTAAGGCGGATAGAAGCGCTAAAGAAGGAGGACTGTGACTGGCAGAAGAAAGCGCAAGAGGCAGTGCTTAACATCCAGGAGTTTACAGTCAAGTACTTTGAGATCACTGCCAGAGCCCAGAAAG gggtGTTCGAGCGTATGAAAGTGGACCAGCGTAAGTTTGGCAAATCCTCGTGGACGGCAGCGGTGGAGCGCATGGAGAGACTGCGCTACTCTGTCGCCAAGGAAaccctgcagctccagagagccAGGGAGATCAGCctggagcagaggaaacacacccTGCGAGACGAG ATGCAGAGTCTGTGCAGCGGTGAGGATGCAATGGTTCTCTTGGACCACATGGAGACACAGTACTATGAGCTCCAGCTGCACCTGTATGACATCCAGGCAGATATACTACAGTGTGAAGAGCTGCTCCTCACCGCACAGCTCGACAGCATCCGCAGACAAATGTCAG AGCGTCAGGAAGAAGTGGTGTACTATGACACCTTTGAATGTGCTGATGAAATTACAGAGGATGATACTGCAGAGAAGGAAGAGCTGCGCAGACTTCAGGTCAGCACTCGACAGCTGGAGGCCAGAAGGGGGCGCATCACTGCCAAGCGCTCCTATCTGAAGAACAAGCGG GAGATCTGTGTATCCAGCCACACTCAGAAACAGCAGAATCATCAAACTGTCCACAAAGACTCTGTAGCTCACAAGGTCTTACAG ctgaaaaaggaagaagaggaagatgaggagaggaagaataGTAGAGTAAGTCAGGAGAGGCAGACAACTCTGGACAGACTACGCACTTTCAAACAG CGGTACCCAGGTCAGGTGATTCTGAAGTCCACTCGACTACGTGTGGCccacagcagaagaagagagcgAGGAAGGAACGTGGAGCTGGGCAGCGTGCGGGAGGAGTGCGTCCAGCCGCTGTGTCTCAGCACCAGCGTGCAGACGGACCCCAGCGCCACGCTCACCACCCAGCCCGTCACAGCCCTCACGGCGTCCCTCCCTCCGCTGCCTGCGCCCGTTCCTGCAGAGTCCTCCTGCTCCCCCTGCTCGCTGTCCTCCCTGCTGGCCTCCCCTAtctcccctccacctccaccgccccctccacctcccccgCCAACCAGGGAGGGGCATTCACCGTCAGAGAGCCCAGGCTGGCACGGGCCAAAGGCCGAGGGGAAGAGTGCAAAAgaggagctctctctctccccgctcGGCCCGTTCCTCCCTCGCTTCTTTGACAGCAGCCAGCTGATGAATGCCCGTAAAAAGCTGAGGAAAACTCCAGAGTTTGACGCCAACAGAAGAG TGAGCTCACCCATGGACGAGGTGCTGGCCTCCCTGAAGAGAGGGAGCTTCCACCTGAGGAAGGTCGACCAGCGGTCTCTGCCCCCCACCAACGATGACGACGAGACAAACAGCATCCTGGCTCAGATTCGCAAGGGGGTCAAACTGAGACGTGTCCCccacaaagagagaaaggacaAGGGAGAGCTCCCGGCCTCCACAGACCCCCTGACCAGGAGCATTCATGAGGCGCTGCGCCGCATCAAGGAGGCCTCACCGGATTCTGACTCGGATGATGATGGGCTCGCCTACCCTGACTGGGAAAGCTAA
- the dimt1l gene encoding probable dimethyladenosine transferase: protein MPKVKREKKSRQHQEVKNQGIMFNTGIGQHILKNPLVVNSIIEKAALRPTDVVLEVGPGTGNMTVKLLEKAKKVVACELDGRLVAELQKRVQCTPMQTKLQILVGDVLKTDLPFFDVCVANLPYQISSPFVFKLLLHRPFFRCAVLMFQREFAMRLVATPGDKLYCRLSINTQLLARVDHLMKVGKNNFRPPPKVESSVVRIEPKNPPPPVNFQEWDGLVRIAFVRKNKTLSAAFKSTAVEQLLEKNYRIHCSVHNVEVPTDFSIAKKIESVLQEVDFCEKRARSMDIDDFMVLLHALNSAGIHFS, encoded by the exons ATGCCGAAGGTGAAACGAGAGAAGAAAAGCAGGCAGCACCAGGAAGTCAAGAACCAAG GGATCATGTTCAACACCGGCATCGGCCAGCACATCCTGAAGAATCCCCTGGTCGTCAATAGCATCATTGAAAAG GCTGCTCTCAGGCCGACAGACGTGGTTCTGGAGGTGGGGCCCGGTACTGGAAACATGACGGTGAAACTGCTGGAGAAGGCTAAGAAG GTGGTGGCCTGTGAGTTGGACGGCAGACTGGTGGCCGAGCTTCAGAAAAGAGTCCAGTGCAC GCCCATGCAGACCAAACTTCAAATATTAGTTGGAGATGTATTAAAAACAGATCTGCCTTTCTTTGACGTCTGTGTGGCTAATTTACCGTACCAG ATTTCATCACCGTTTGTCTTCAAGCTCCTGCTTCACCGACCTTTCTTCAG GTGTGCCGTGTTGATGTTCCAGAGAGAGTTTGCCATGCGGCTGGTCGCCACACCGGGAGACAAGCTGTACTGCCGCCTGTCCATCAACACACAGCTCCTGGCTCGTGTCGACCACCTCATGAAG GTGGGGAAGAATAATTTCCGCCCTCCCCCAAAAGTGGAGTCAAGTGTCGTCAGGATAGAACCGAAAAATCCCCCCCCTCCAGTTAACTTCCAG GAATGGGACGGCCTGGTCAGAATAGCTTTcgtgaggaaaaacaaaacactcagTGCAGCTTTCAA GTCAACTGCTGTGGAACAGCTGCTGGAAAAGAACTACAGAATTCACTGCTCTGTGCACAATGTG GAAGTGCCCACAGACTTCAGCATCGCCAAGAAGATTGAGAGCGTGTTGCAGGAGGTCGATTTCTGTGAGAAGAGAGCCCGGTCCATGGATATCGATGACTTCATGGT ACTGCTGCACGCGTTGAACTCTGCAGGAATCCACTTTTCTTAA
- the LOC133001528 gene encoding junction-mediating and -regulatory protein-like isoform X1 — MSFTMEENLESGWVAVRPNAFEEKEKHKFVFIVAWNEVEGRFAVTCHNRTVQRRSFGRDPLLLVEEATGQDGEKTKWPESPVREKGSSRSPAGRGAGGAAGKAKSAMATKASPVKIQTVVKAAAPPVGPGPGSPAVDGLDPEELEALGREDCSWAGLFSFQDLRAVHQQLCSVNSDLEPCLPGFPEEPVGMWTVLFGPAEVSEAEMDELCYRLQVYLGYALDTCGWRILSQVLFTENDDPDEYYESLSELRQSGYEEALSRATKHLQELLEKHRTMDSMVELLELYEKEDLAYGGLLDASTQLYQYLLQPFRDMRELAMLRRQQIKISIDNDYLGLRRIEALKKEDCDWQKKAQEAVLNIQEFTVKYFEITARAQKGVFERMKVDQRKFGKSSWTAAVERMERLRYSVAKETLQLQRAREISLEQRKHTLRDEMQSLCSGEDAMVLLDHMETQYYELQLHLYDIQADILQCEELLLTAQLDSIRRQMSGLTGVIGLRQGQKERQEEVVYYDTFECADEITEDDTAEKEELRRLQVSTRQLEARRGRITAKRSYLKNKREICVSSHTQKQQNHQTVHKDSVAHKVLQLKKEEEEDEERKNSRVSQERQTTLDRLRTFKQRYPGQVILKSTRLRVAHSRRRERGRNVELGSVREECVQPLCLSTSVQTDPSATLTTQPVTALTASLPPLPAPVPAESSCSPCSLSSLLASPISPPPPPPPPPPPPTREGHSPSESPGWHGPKAEGKSAKEELSLSPLGPFLPRFFDSSQLMNARKKLRKTPEFDANRRVSSPMDEVLASLKRGSFHLRKVDQRSLPPTNDDDETNSILAQIRKGVKLRRVPHKERKDKGELPASTDPLTRSIHEALRRIKEASPDSDSDDDGLAYPDWES, encoded by the exons ATGTCCTTCACGATGGAGGAGAACCTGGAGTCGGGCTGGGTGGCCGTCCGCCCCAACGCGTtcgaggagaaggagaagcatAAATTCGTCTTCATCGTGGCCTGGAACGAGGTGGAGGGTCGATTCGCTGTTACGTGTCACAACAGGACGGTGCAGAGGAGAAGCTTCGGCCGGGAcccgctgctgctggtggaggaggcgACTGgtcaagatggagaaaaaacaaaatggccCGAAAGTCCTGTCAGGGAGAAAGGGTCCAGCAGGAGCCCGGCGGGCAGAGGAGCCGGAGGGGCTGCGGGTAAAGCCAAGTCTGCGATGGCGACTAAAGCGAGTCCTGTCAAAATCCAGACTGTGGTCAAAGCTGCAGCACCTCCCGTCGGCCCCGGCCCCGGGTCCCCCGCTGTGGACGGCCTGGAcccggaggagctggaggctctGGGCCGGGAGGACTGCAGCTGGGCCGGGCTCTTTTCCTTCCAGGACCTCCGGGCCGTGCACCAGCAGCTGTGCTCGGTCAACTCGGACCTGGAGCCCTGCCTGCCGGGGTTCCCCGAGGAGCCGGTGGGGATGTGGACGGTGCTCTTCGGCCCAGCGGAGGTGTCCGAGGCCGAGATGGATGAGCTGTGCTACCGGCTGCAGGTGTACCTGGGCTACGCGCTCGACACTTGCGGGTGGAGGATCCTCTCGCAGGTTCTGTTCACGGAGAACGACGATCCGGACGAGTACTACGAGAGCCTGAGCGAGCTGCGGCAGTCCGGGTACGAGGAGGCGCTGAGCCGGGCAACAAAACATCTGCAGGAG CTGCTGGAGAAGCACAGGACCATGGACAGCATGGTGGAGTTGTTGGAGCTCTATGAGAAAGAAGACCTGGCCTATGGAGGTCTACTGGATGCCTCCACACAGCTGTACCAGTATCTGCTGCAGCCTTTCAGAGACATGAGGGAACTGGCGATGCTACGCAGACAGCAGATCAAG ATCTCCATCGACAATGACTACTTGGGTCTAAGGCGGATAGAAGCGCTAAAGAAGGAGGACTGTGACTGGCAGAAGAAAGCGCAAGAGGCAGTGCTTAACATCCAGGAGTTTACAGTCAAGTACTTTGAGATCACTGCCAGAGCCCAGAAAG gggtGTTCGAGCGTATGAAAGTGGACCAGCGTAAGTTTGGCAAATCCTCGTGGACGGCAGCGGTGGAGCGCATGGAGAGACTGCGCTACTCTGTCGCCAAGGAAaccctgcagctccagagagccAGGGAGATCAGCctggagcagaggaaacacacccTGCGAGACGAG ATGCAGAGTCTGTGCAGCGGTGAGGATGCAATGGTTCTCTTGGACCACATGGAGACACAGTACTATGAGCTCCAGCTGCACCTGTATGACATCCAGGCAGATATACTACAGTGTGAAGAGCTGCTCCTCACCGCACAGCTCGACAGCATCCGCAGACAAATGTCAG GGCTAACGGGGGTCATAGGTCTCAGGCAGGGGCAGAAAG AGCGTCAGGAAGAAGTGGTGTACTATGACACCTTTGAATGTGCTGATGAAATTACAGAGGATGATACTGCAGAGAAGGAAGAGCTGCGCAGACTTCAGGTCAGCACTCGACAGCTGGAGGCCAGAAGGGGGCGCATCACTGCCAAGCGCTCCTATCTGAAGAACAAGCGG GAGATCTGTGTATCCAGCCACACTCAGAAACAGCAGAATCATCAAACTGTCCACAAAGACTCTGTAGCTCACAAGGTCTTACAG ctgaaaaaggaagaagaggaagatgaggagaggaagaataGTAGAGTAAGTCAGGAGAGGCAGACAACTCTGGACAGACTACGCACTTTCAAACAG CGGTACCCAGGTCAGGTGATTCTGAAGTCCACTCGACTACGTGTGGCccacagcagaagaagagagcgAGGAAGGAACGTGGAGCTGGGCAGCGTGCGGGAGGAGTGCGTCCAGCCGCTGTGTCTCAGCACCAGCGTGCAGACGGACCCCAGCGCCACGCTCACCACCCAGCCCGTCACAGCCCTCACGGCGTCCCTCCCTCCGCTGCCTGCGCCCGTTCCTGCAGAGTCCTCCTGCTCCCCCTGCTCGCTGTCCTCCCTGCTGGCCTCCCCTAtctcccctccacctccaccgccccctccacctcccccgCCAACCAGGGAGGGGCATTCACCGTCAGAGAGCCCAGGCTGGCACGGGCCAAAGGCCGAGGGGAAGAGTGCAAAAgaggagctctctctctccccgctcGGCCCGTTCCTCCCTCGCTTCTTTGACAGCAGCCAGCTGATGAATGCCCGTAAAAAGCTGAGGAAAACTCCAGAGTTTGACGCCAACAGAAGAG TGAGCTCACCCATGGACGAGGTGCTGGCCTCCCTGAAGAGAGGGAGCTTCCACCTGAGGAAGGTCGACCAGCGGTCTCTGCCCCCCACCAACGATGACGACGAGACAAACAGCATCCTGGCTCAGATTCGCAAGGGGGTCAAACTGAGACGTGTCCCccacaaagagagaaaggacaAGGGAGAGCTCCCGGCCTCCACAGACCCCCTGACCAGGAGCATTCATGAGGCGCTGCGCCGCATCAAGGAGGCCTCACCGGATTCTGACTCGGATGATGATGGGCTCGCCTACCCTGACTGGGAAAGCTAA
- the cenph gene encoding centromere protein H: MDQSDSVRDLKHTMEAVALKDGPAPDSSNARRDTSPANMLRIKQQMSNQCFEMAVQLNAGKAKRSCSTSEAERDLPDYVSELERVKTNHFNSRLTLHRMQMWHAIGEKLKENNSEADALKAVSDRCMAFCSHIKQLQKGSRDLQDEITEIQKKRLEMKRLTHEKMKEMEELMSRTEHPDTEKYKAVLEKGKANLEKYKKLAIMTQNVLRGILLACKVNWLDDPKLRDIAMTLEEIPISD; this comes from the exons ATGGACCAATCTGACAGCGTGAGAGACCTCAAGCACACGATGGAGGCTGTGGCCCTGAAAGACGGTCCTGCTCCCGACAGCTCCAACGCACGGAGGGACACCTCGCCCGCAAACATGCTGAG AATAAAGCAGCAGATGTCCAACCAGTGTTTTGAGATGGCTGTACAGCTCAATGCAG GGAAAGCAAAGAGGTCATGCAGCACATCTGAAGCAGAGAGAGACTT ACCAGATTACGTCAGTGAGCTGGAAAGAGTCAAGACAAATCATTTTAACAGCAGGTTGACACTGCATAG GATGCAGATGTGGCATGCAATTGGAGAaaagctgaaagaaaacaatTCAGAGGCAGA CGCACTGAAAGCTGTGAGCGATCGCTGCATGGCTTTTTGTTCACATATAAAACAACTTCAGAAA GGGTCCAGAGATCTTCAAGATGAAATtacagaaatacagaagaaGAGACTTG agatgAAACGGCTCACacatgagaaaatgaaagagatggaggagctgaTGTCCAGGACAGAGCACCCGGACACAGAGAAGTACAAAGCGGTGCTAGAGAAAGGCAAGGCGAACCTGGAGAAATATAAAAAGCTGGCCATCATGACACAGAACGTACTGAGG GGGATCCTGCTGGCCTGTAAAGTCAACTGGCTGGATGATCCCAAACTTCGAGACATCGCCATGACACTGGAGGAGATTCCCATCTCTGACTAG
- the LOC133001733 gene encoding betaine--homocysteine S-methyltransferase 1-like, which translates to MESKKSKGILERLNAGEVVVGDGGYVMQLERRGYVKAGHWTPEAAVEHPEAVRQLHREFLRAGANVIQTFTFYCSEDKLEISGNVSNISGAQINEAACDLAREVANEGNALVAGCVSMTPCYQNSRSEPKVKAIFKKQMDDFLKKDIDFFIVEFVDHVEEAVWAVQVLKTSGKPVGATMCISPQGDMQGIPPGECAVRLVKAGADIVGVNCHLDPLTCVDTVKLMKEGLEKAGLKAHLMIQPLGFHTPERNHSGYLTLPEFPFALETRAMTRWDIHKYAREAYNAGIRYIGGCCGFEPYHIRAIAEELCAERGFLPPASEKHGLWGAALEMHTKPWVRARAQREYWENLLPASGRPKCPSMATPAEDQEHQLKSNIPA; encoded by the exons aTGGAGAGCAAGAAGAGCAAG gGTATCTTGGAGCGCCTAAATGCTGGGGAGGTGGTCGTAGGAGATGGCGGTTATGTGATGCAACTGGAGCGACGTGGTTATGTGAAGGCAGGACACTGGACACCCGAGGCAGCTGTTGAACACCCTGAAGCAG tgCGGCAGCTTCACAGGGAGTTTCTGAGAGCAGGAGCCAATGTCATCCAGACGTTCACCTTTTACTGCAGCGAGGACAAGCTGGAGATCAGTGGCAATGTCTCCAACATCAGT GGGGCGCAGATCAACGAGGCAGCCTGTGACCTGGCCAGGGAGGTAGCCAACGAGGGGAACGCACTGGTCGCTGGGTGTGTGTCTATGACTCCCTGTTATCAGAACAGTCGCAGTGAGCCCAAAGTCAAGGCCATTTTTAAGAAACAAATGGATGACTTCCTCAAAAAGGACATTGATTTCTTTATAGTAGAG TTTGTTGATCACGTGGAGGAGGCAGTGTGGGCGGTGCAGGTGCTGAAGACCAGCGGGAAACCAGTGGGTGCAACAATGTGCATCTCTCCTCAGGGAGACATGCAGGGAATCCCACCTGGAGAGTGTGCAGTCCGGCTGGTCAAAGCTG gagctgACATTGTTGGTGTAAATTGCCACTTGGACCCTCTGACATGCGTTGACACAGTGAAGCTGATGAAAGAGGGATTAGAGAAAGCTGGTCTCAAAGCCCACCTCATGATCCAGCCGCTGGGCTTTCACACACCTGAGCGCAACCACAGTGGATACCTCACCCTACCGGAGTTCCCCTTTG CATTGGAGACCAGAGCAATGACCCGCTGGGACATTCATAAATACGCCAGGGAGGCTTACAATGCAGGAATTCGCTACATTGGCGGTTGCTGTGGATTTGAGCCTTACCATATCAGAGCTATAGCAGAGGAGCTGTGTGCAGAGAGAGGATTCCTCCCTCCAGCCTCAGAGAAGCATGGGCTCTGGGGAGCTGCTCTGGAGATGCACACCAAACCCTGGGTCAGAGCCCG GGCTCAACGAGAGTACTGGGAAAACCTGTTGCCCGCTTCTGGACGTCCCAAATGCCCCTCCATGGCTACACCAGCCGAGGATCAGGAGCATCAGCTGAAGTCCAACATACCGGCATAA